A window from Betta splendens chromosome 1, fBetSpl5.4, whole genome shotgun sequence encodes these proteins:
- the mafgb gene encoding v-maf avian musculoaponeurotic fibrosarcoma oncogene homolog Gb, whose translation MTTTNKGNKALKVKREPGENGTSLTDEELVTMSVRELNQHLRGLSKEEILQLKQRRRTLKNRGYAASCRVKRVTQKEELEKQKAQLQQEVDKLATENASMRVELDALRSKYEALQTFARTVARSPTVGVGVRGGGGGGGGGVASSVIGPLIPGKVATATSVITIVKSKTDARS comes from the exons ATGACGACGACTAACAAAGGAAATAAAGCCTTGAAG GTGAAGCGTGAGCCGGGGGAGAATGGCACCAGCCTCACGGACGAGGAGCTGGTCACCATGTCGGTGCGGGAGTTGAACCAGCACCTCCGCGGGCTCTCCAAGGAGGAGatcctgcagctgaagcagcggcggcgcacCCTGAAGAACCGCGGCTACGCCGCCAGCTGCCGGGTGAAGCGCGTGACccagaaggaggagctggagaagcagaaggcgcagctgcagcaggaggtggacaAGCTGGCCACGGAGAACGCGTCCATGCGCGTGGAGCTGGACGCGCTCAGGTCCAAGTACGAGGCCCTGCAGACCTTCGCCAGGACCGTGGCGCGGAGCCCCACCGTGGGGGTCGGCGTCAGAGGcggagggggcggaggagggggcggggtGGCCTCCTCCGTCATCGGCCCGCTCATACCGGGGAAGGTGGCCACGGCCACCAGCGTGATCACGATAGTGAAGTCCAAGACGGACGCGCGGTCTTGA